GCCAGCTCTCAAATGATTTCAAAAGGATTATTGCTTGCATGTTCCCTTAACTCTGTTCGTACTAGACCGGGTGTATTGTGGCGATTATTTTGAGTACTACATCTAGAAATCTGCGTCAATTCCTCATTGGCACCTTTTTGAGCACAACTGATGCATTCCAAAATAACTCTGATTCTAACATCTTTTCCCTTGGCCATGAACCTCCTTTCCTTTTTGGATTGACTTAACTTAATTCTTCTACAAGCTTTTTTACCTGCAACTGTATCTTCGATATTTCACCTGAAAGCAGAAACTATTTTGCTAGCGTCAAGTACAATGTTGTCGATGAAGCCATTTTCAGGGTGACATGTACTGCATAGTGCCACCTAGATTCGTCTTGTTATTCTCTCTTTACCCAGAAGCAGATTTAGGTTGATGTGTAGGCCAAATGATCTTTAGCAATAAGCAAAGCAGGCATTTTCGAGATGGTTTTCTCAGAAATAGCTTCTGGCCTTCCCTTGAACCCTGTCCCTGTCTATAACACCACCCTGAAACTGATCTCCAATATGGATGCTCCGGAGAATCCCCTTGAATCTGTTTTGCACGTCCTCCAATGCGTATCGCCTGCTTGATGTGATCATATGAGATGTACTAGTAATCTGTCAAACAGATCAATGCCACTTATTTCGACGCGTTGTTTGTAACCGCATCAGGCTTGCTGTGTTCAGGTGTCGGGTGAGTACTCGATGATCAAGGCCGGCGGCGTGCTGAAGATGGTGGACGAGGagaaggtgatgatggagtcgctGCTGTGCCTCCGGCGCGCGGGCGCCGACATCATTCTCACCTACTTTGCCCGCCAGGCCGCCAACGTCCTCTGCGGGGCCAACCGGCCGTAGCTGATCACGGAAGTCAATTTCTTGTACTAGTACCATGGCCATGGCTTCTCCAGGTACGTGGAGCGGCACGGCCATGCTCTTCGGTAGATAGAGGTTTGTTACTGGCTTCAGTTTGGTGTAATTAACGAAGCTTTGTCCTGAGTAATTATTTTTAACTGATTTTTGGACAGTTACTAAACTAATTAACTGATTTTTTTAGGTTTTTTTTAGAAGCAATAAGAATTGAGAGGCTTGCGATAAGGAGACGCTCGTTCATgatcactgacaggtgggcccgccaGGCCTGCTTGCGTGGGCTGGGCCGCCGGGCTGCACGCACGGGGTCAGCTTGACGTTCCGGTGACATCACCGGATTTTTTGAATTGCACGCGACCTGGGACACACCGTCCCTCTGCTCTGCTCCCACCGAGTGCTCCGCTTCCCTAATTTCTCCGGGGTTCAAATGGTTCTTCACACACACGCAGAACCCCTTCACCTGCTGCACACACAATAACAAGCACCAGCGCATCCAGGGCCGGACAGCATCTGCACACTCCTGCGCCACCACCATCACCGCTCCTCTATTATTGCGTCATGACATTTCACACCGTCTCCTTTTTAGAACCATTTCACACTGCCTGTCCGTAGGAGTACCACTGCACTATATTTCCCTcagcagaaaagaaaagataaatcTTAGGTCTCCTCTTCGTTTCTTCGTTTCTTGTTTGACTGTCCGTAGGAGTACCACGTGTTTGGTTTACCGAGCACACATGTCGATGCCGCACACTCGTTTTCTTGCCACCATTTGCTTCAAAAGATCAATGTGCGGGTGCCCCGTACACTTGTTCGGAACTTCAGTGGTCGTCGATAGGGGATCACCAGATCAGATCATGAGAGCAAGGGCAGGTCAACTGTAGTTGTTGAGGCAGACCCGGTTGACCCAAGGCCCCAAACCAATACTGGCTCAACATGCTGGTCAGTGGTCACTGCCTGCCTTCTTTACTACGAGTAGCATTTTTAGCAAATGGCACGTACATGACCAAATGTGTAATCTGCTCCGGTCGACATTTGTTTCTTTACACCCATCTGAGTACTACACATTTTCTTTCCGAATCTTATCTGAAAACACATGATTACTGCCTGTTTACAAGAGGTCCGTACTACTACTAAAATTTCAGGAACAGTGTTATTTTATCTTGGATCTGCGGCCGCCCCACGATGATGCCCAGCAGCCAGCAGGCCAGTACCCACCGGCCACTTCCTCGCCATTCACAGTGAGCGCTCGCTCGCTCAGTCCCCTTGTCTGTCTCCATGGATGGATCGGCACCGACAGCGACACGACTTGCCCCTGCCCTGGCTGCTTTGCCCTTGGCGCGTTGCCAATGGCCAATGGCCATTGCCGTGCACCCATGCGTGATGGCCGGGCAGGTGCAGGGGCCCCCCATGATCGAAATGCCCATGCATGCATGTACGTCGCCCTcgtcctcttccccctcccccacgACAAGCACAACAACAAGGTGGTGGATGCGCGCAGCTGGCGTGAGCCGGGAAAATGGCATGGCCTTTTCATGTGCAGCAGTTCTGGGGGAGGGAGGGACCAACCCGTGTGCGCCCCGCACCTGCGCCTGCTCCCCCAAAACGCCGCATTTTCATCTTGATCTCATTCCTCTTTCGCGCCGGGAAAATGTTGATctgaaagaggaagaagaaagagcaaTTGATGCCCAAGCCTTTTTGGCAGCTGCGTTTTGCGCCTCCCCTACCACTACCAGTATGTAACCCGTGTTCAGAGCTGGGAGGAGTAGatttacttttctttgttgagaAACTCAACCAATTGCACATTTGATCATGTTCGTGTATGCATCAGGGACATCGAGATGTTTTACTGCAGTAGAAGGTGCAACTCATTATCTTGTGTAGGCTCAAAGATTACACATCCAAATTAATTTAATAAATCCGGGCATCCAGGGCAGAAAGAATACATAGGAGGGCCTCTTTTTAACTCCATCCAATCTCTGTAGATCGTGGATCAAATACTGGCAACAaattaagaagaaagaagaagagatgAAAAAAAAAATCCAAGGTGAAAAAAAAAATACTACGGGTAATGGCAGAGCGCGAGATGAGGTATTATACTGGCGGCGGTGGGCGGCTGCTCCGGCGATGGATCAGGAGGAATTAGTTGTACGGCTTcattggcggcggcggcgacccgtATGCCATGCCGTACACCGGCGGGAACGGCGGATTCGCGCCGGCCGGCGTCGGCGACGGGTGTCCGGTGCTGCCGCCCTGGGACGGCGGCGCGCAGTGCTCGGGGGACGACGGCGTTGTTGACCCCGACGGCGAGGACGGGGTGCCTGGGTGTGTCTGCGATGGAGGCGTGGTGCCTGGGGTCCCCGACGAGTGGGGAGGCAGCGCGTAGCCGGGGTACTCTGTTGGCGGCGACGGCGTGTGCTGGCCGGACGGCGGCTGTTGGCTGCCGGAGGAAGGTGGCGTCGAGCCGGAGGGCGGTGTGGACGACGACGGGGGCGTCGATGGGTTGGGGCCGTACGAGCCCGGGGGAGGCGCGAACCGCCCGTCTGGCATGTGGGCTGAGGTCGGCGGAGGcggcgcgtggcctcctactggcgTCGGGGTTCCTGACGAAGGAGACGGGTACGACGGAGTTCCCGGCGTGCTCTGCGGCGGCGAGTGGGATGACGGGGTGCTGGagctggacggcggcgtcgggtaCGACGGTGTGGTTGAGCCTGGAGGCGATGGCGTGGTGGATCCCTGGGGTGGCGAGTGGTACGACGGGGTGCTGGAGCTCGACGGAGGCGTCGGGTACGACGGCGTGGTTGAGCCGGGTGGAGATGGCGTGGTGGATCCCTGAGGTGGCGAGTGGTATGACGGGGTGCTGGagctggacggcggcgtcgggtaCGACGGCGTGGTTGAGCCTGGTGGCGATGGCGTGGTGGATCCCTGGGGTGGCGAGTGGTATGACGGGGTAGTGGAGCTTGACGGTGGCGACGGGTAGGACGGGGTGGTGGATCCCTGATGCGGCGACGGGTATGCCGGCGTGCCGGAGCCCTTGGGAGGCGAGTGGGACGACGGCGACGGGTAGGACGGGCTGGAAGGTTTGCCACCACCGGGCATGGGAGTAGCAGGAGAGTACGCCGGGAACTGGCATTGCGCCTTACTGCAGTCGAACGGGTGGGAGGCCGCGGCGGCGCACTGCGCCGGCGGCCGCTGCGCGGGCGCGCCGGGGATGCAGTTCCACGCGCCGTCGGCGGTGGCCTGCGCGCAGCCGGGGCGCGAGGTGATGAAGTTGTCGGTGTAGGTGAAGTTCTTGAGCCCGGCGAGGCCGCAGACGGCGGCCGGCACGGCGCCCTCGAAGAGGTTCCCGGCGACGTCGAGCTCCTCGACGGCCGCCATCCCGCCAATGGCCGCGGGGAGGGCCCCCTGGAGCCGGTTGCCGCTGACGTCGAACACCGTCACCTTCTTGAGCAGGCCGACCTGCGGCGGGACGCAGCCGGTGAGCAGGTCGTCGATGAGCACGATCTCGTTGAGCGTCTCCGCCATCTTCCCGATGGAGGGCGGGATGCATCCGCCGAGCCGGTTGTGCGCGAGCACGACGACGGAGGCCGGCGAGTTGCCGAGGTTGGCGGGGATGGGGTTCCGCAGGCGGTTGGAGTTGAGGAAGATGGCGTCGAGCGGGCGGTCGAAGAGCGCGGACGGGATGGTGCCCTCGAAGTCGTTGAACCGGAGGTCGAGGTACTTCAAGGACGGCAGCGCGAGCACCACCTCCGGGAAGGCGCCGACGAAGCGGTTGTTGCTGAGGTCGAGCTCGTGGAGCAGGCGCAGGCGGCGGAAGGTGTCGGGCACCACCCCGCAGAAGCGGTTGGAGTTGAGGTGGAGCAGCGCCAGGTCCGGGAGCCCCAGCGGGAGGGAGGCGGGCAGGTAGCCGGCGATGTCGGCGTGGTTGAGGTCGATCCCGGCGACGGTCACCGCGCCGTAGGCAGACGGGGCGGGCGCGCAGTAGACGCCGTTGTAGCGGCAGACGTCGGGGCCGAGCCAGTTGGCGGTGAAGTTGGCCGGGTCGGAGAAGATGGCCGTCTGCTTCCAGGCCTGGAGGGCCGCGTAGGCGGCCCGCAGGCGCGGGTTCGGGAACGGCCAGCTCGCCGGCGCGTCGAAGCGGGTGGCGAGCGACGCCGCGTACTGCTCCGGCACGTTGCCCTCCTGCTGCGCGCTCGCTGCGGTGACCGCGGTGACAAGCAGGAGCGCGAGCAGCGGCGGCATGCCGCGCCGGATCATGGTTGCGTTGAGCTGTGATCTAGGAAGAATGGAGAATGTAGCTGGATGCAAGCAAGGGAGGAGTgcgagggagggagggggagagctGAGGCTGAGGGAAGTCGGGATCACGGAGAGATCAAGTGGGGGAGGGGAGCGTGGTGATGAGGTGTGAGGGCAGTGGCATTCAGGGCGGGTCACATGGGGCGAGAGGGAGGGGTCACATGGGACGAACGGGAGAGCAGCGCTATGTATGATGCTGCGACGACGCGGCTCGTGGACGACGGCTGGCTGGCGCGGCGTCGGTCCGTCGGCGAGGAAGGAAAGGTGAGTGGCGTTTCAACGTGTGGGGCTCCGCGGATTTTCCTTCACCCTCCTTTCCATTTTTCTTTCGCATGGGGATAGATAGATTGCAGATGGGCCATGCGATGGCCAAGTTCGAATTCATGATGCCAGTGATTTTTCGCCGGACGATTCGACCTATATAAATTCATTTAGAAGAGCTTCACAGCAAACGTCTCGG
Above is a window of Triticum aestivum cultivar Chinese Spring chromosome 6B, IWGSC CS RefSeq v2.1, whole genome shotgun sequence DNA encoding:
- the LOC123136199 gene encoding leucine-rich repeat extensin-like protein 7; translation: MIRRGMPPLLALLLVTAVTAASAQQEGNVPEQYAASLATRFDAPASWPFPNPRLRAAYAALQAWKQTAIFSDPANFTANWLGPDVCRYNGVYCAPAPSAYGAVTVAGIDLNHADIAGYLPASLPLGLPDLALLHLNSNRFCGVVPDTFRRLRLLHELDLSNNRFVGAFPEVVLALPSLKYLDLRFNDFEGTIPSALFDRPLDAIFLNSNRLRNPIPANLGNSPASVVVLAHNRLGGCIPPSIGKMAETLNEIVLIDDLLTGCVPPQVGLLKKVTVFDVSGNRLQGALPAAIGGMAAVEELDVAGNLFEGAVPAAVCGLAGLKNFTYTDNFITSRPGCAQATADGAWNCIPGAPAQRPPAQCAAAASHPFDCSKAQCQFPAYSPATPMPGGGKPSSPSYPSPSSHSPPKGSGTPAYPSPHQGSTTPSYPSPPSSSTTPSYHSPPQGSTTPSPPGSTTPSYPTPPSSSSTPSYHSPPQGSTTPSPPGSTTPSYPTPPSSSSTPSYHSPPQGSTTPSPPGSTTPSYPTPPSSSSTPSSHSPPQSTPGTPSYPSPSSGTPTPVGGHAPPPPTSAHMPDGRFAPPPGSYGPNPSTPPSSSTPPSGSTPPSSGSQQPPSGQHTPSPPTEYPGYALPPHSSGTPGTTPPSQTHPGTPSSPSGSTTPSSPEHCAPPSQGGSTGHPSPTPAGANPPFPPVYGMAYGSPPPPMKPYN